One part of the Bacteroidota bacterium genome encodes these proteins:
- a CDS encoding HYR domain-containing protein, translated as MRKFYPTMHRSVHQSRLKLVLFFAITLLNFAPIYAQFTPGKLAVLVIGDGTAPRTSAATPLFIREYNLSGTSQAGNLITTLPATAVAGTGSVNRAVTQSGTAGSEGFLNLSMDRQFLTLTGYNTTAGTAGVSTSLATTFPTNTRVIAKINAGGGSDTKTTLFTAYSGTALRSAVTINGSAYWTAGAPGTIGVGYVPQGNVVAATNLGANNTRGIGIFNNQLYASTGSGGNRLVTVGTGLPVSGTQTLANLNGFLTTTGDPYSYLFLDLDGNSSPDVLYVASLSIAPTGLLKYTSSDGGATWTARGSLTGNAFGVTGWFNACTGNVDLYITANTSGAKPNSLYAFSDVGVNAASPADITSNGSALSTTGTLLASAPTNTAFGGVAFTPGTPAVYSDLVPPVAVFVPADTTISCDSQVPADNAVFTDNSDEFIVVYSESIVNGICDGNFTVYRTWTATDNCGYVTSVTQIINIIDNTAPVFDNVPTVFNANCSDDISPGAIVAPSASDNCDAALTVGYSDSVLYSSGLFNYVLNRTWTATDHCGNTTVLVQTINLYDSIPPVINCPQTIRICTANPTVVNYNVTATDNCGLSPLNLLTNPGNESGNLSGWVITLNGGDGWANTGAYGEVRSGNFSFSGSYWWEEMAQEVDLIAKGYSTAYLNAAPPIHVSEWYRASSCCSSTDEYYFKSELLDSAGIVLTSYNLGSMAAPVQSTPVWQQVVHTFTGYPAGVTKVRITHGSKDNEGWAGNYGTIIDDALVSIDTLLVNPPSGTVFPMGITPVTATTMDQAGNISTCTFNVVLSNVPGPALSCSGSFVCQGESNGVATATVDNTSLNLKITAPTPQQFPVGVAVFGPNVFENPVAGDFVYFSNPDLGCDPYPPGFFTGKVALIDRGTCSFEQKVYNAQTAGAVGVVIVNNIPGPPVNMGAANIYAITIPVVMVSDADGLTIKNMLSTPATVTGNSTIYSFQWSNGATTAIISGLSAGTYTVSVSADNSCESSCSVHVLENIADSVTIISSSINNTICQGDFIELIVNPINLAGNFNGNQQWVDLGADITNLNDASFTIEAWVRTTGTGEGIVVSSNNDNIWEFGERAFYIDANGAPAFVGFANQYILSNTAVNDGSWHHVAVVRDYSTLPGTGAIYIDGINRTSSSTYSANAFPNIGSFSIGRPNYAEAPNYFTGDMDEVRIWNLPRTAAEIQSGILSPVLPFAAGLLAYYKFDERPFLLMNYASLLFYGTPVNNPEKVFAFSYLWSPEGQTTPYINATSTGNYSVTVTNYLGCSTTSAPYYLNVIPVPSAPVIVSSPSPYFCTGDTITLSADTANAIIYLRYGSTVTSYSSEFNLNPPGWFANQILGAPDVFPAYGDIGFAWAPLSTDDQREHIQIAYTNPAPINFIDIYETFNPGAVDTVYVKNPNTGLFEVVYTATAAPQPPVSRKLHITFPVTAFSVSEIRIAMNSPAVPDWNEIDAVGIGLEQTYLWSTGATTSSIYVGSGGYYGLLVSNGLCQSPSTVIQVYESSTPFSWYTDIDQDGFGVEGISTVLLDAASEVTTASEVVFNDGFMENHLAQTFTASQTGMFNTIQFNVDFLSDGSFDALFELYSGSVPGSGTLLNTQALTINTLGWQTVNIPNSIPVLAGSSYYFVIKGAVPSSDFIRLWRSNGATPGAHAGGDLYYYDSFMAIWMSSSIDDLDFREYVSVVSGSGPAIISCTDPGPGYAINSNDCNDINGAVNPNAVEICNNLIDDNCNGIIDTDANPGPQNWYADMDQDGFGVEGVSTVVLDAASEVTTASEVVFNDGFMENHLAQTFTASQTGMFNTIQFNVDFFE; from the coding sequence ATGAGAAAATTCTACCCCACCATGCATCGTTCAGTTCATCAATCTCGCTTAAAATTAGTTTTATTTTTTGCAATAACACTTCTGAATTTCGCGCCAATTTACGCTCAGTTCACACCGGGCAAGTTAGCTGTGTTAGTCATTGGAGATGGCACCGCGCCTCGTACCAGTGCAGCAACACCACTTTTTATCAGGGAATATAATCTTTCTGGTACATCCCAGGCGGGTAACTTGATTACGACTTTACCTGCAACAGCTGTTGCCGGAACCGGATCTGTGAACAGAGCTGTGACGCAAAGTGGTACGGCCGGCTCAGAAGGTTTTTTGAATTTATCAATGGACAGGCAATTTCTTACATTAACCGGATACAATACCACAGCAGGTACAGCTGGCGTATCCACAAGCTTAGCTACTACTTTTCCAACCAATACCCGCGTCATTGCAAAAATTAATGCCGGTGGTGGATCAGATACTAAAACAACTTTGTTTACTGCGTATTCAGGAACTGCTTTACGTTCAGCTGTCACAATAAATGGATCCGCTTACTGGACAGCCGGCGCGCCGGGTACCATTGGTGTGGGTTACGTGCCACAAGGTAACGTTGTTGCAGCTACGAACTTGGGCGCCAATAATACCCGTGGAATCGGCATCTTCAATAATCAATTGTATGCTTCTACCGGATCGGGAGGTAACAGATTGGTAACGGTGGGTACCGGTCTTCCTGTATCAGGTACGCAAACACTTGCGAATCTAAATGGCTTCCTGACAACTACCGGTGATCCGTATTCGTATCTCTTTCTTGATTTAGATGGCAATTCCAGTCCTGATGTCTTGTATGTAGCTTCTTTAAGTATCGCACCAACAGGATTGCTGAAGTATACTTCTTCGGATGGTGGTGCCACATGGACGGCACGTGGTAGTTTAACCGGGAATGCTTTCGGTGTGACGGGTTGGTTCAATGCGTGTACGGGTAATGTGGATTTATACATTACTGCAAATACCAGTGGTGCCAAGCCGAATAGTCTTTATGCGTTTTCAGATGTAGGTGTCAATGCTGCTAGTCCTGCAGATATTACTTCCAATGGTTCCGCCTTAAGTACAACCGGAACTTTACTGGCAAGCGCGCCGACCAATACCGCTTTTGGAGGTGTGGCTTTCACTCCGGGAACACCTGCAGTTTATTCAGATCTTGTTCCACCGGTTGCTGTTTTCGTTCCTGCAGATACGACAATCAGTTGTGATAGCCAGGTGCCTGCTGATAATGCTGTTTTTACTGATAATTCTGATGAGTTCATTGTGGTTTATTCTGAAAGTATCGTGAATGGAATATGTGATGGTAATTTTACAGTATATCGTACATGGACGGCTACTGATAACTGTGGATACGTGACATCAGTCACTCAAATTATTAATATAATTGATAACACTGCTCCCGTGTTTGATAATGTTCCAACTGTCTTCAATGCAAATTGCAGTGATGATATTTCGCCCGGAGCTATTGTTGCGCCTTCTGCAAGTGATAATTGTGATGCAGCTTTAACTGTAGGCTATTCGGATTCTGTTTTATATTCATCCGGTTTATTTAATTATGTCCTGAATCGCACCTGGACGGCCACTGACCATTGCGGAAATACCACTGTTTTAGTGCAGACCATTAATCTTTATGATTCAATTCCGCCTGTGATCAATTGTCCGCAAACGATACGGATTTGTACTGCTAATCCAACTGTAGTAAACTATAACGTCACCGCTACTGATAATTGTGGACTTTCTCCGTTGAACTTACTGACTAATCCGGGCAATGAATCCGGGAATTTAAGCGGATGGGTTATCACGCTTAATGGTGGAGATGGTTGGGCGAATACCGGTGCTTATGGAGAGGTGCGTTCCGGAAATTTTAGCTTCAGTGGTTCGTATTGGTGGGAAGAAATGGCTCAGGAAGTAGATTTAATTGCAAAGGGTTACAGTACTGCATATCTCAATGCTGCCCCTCCGATTCATGTAAGTGAATGGTACCGGGCATCCTCTTGCTGTTCTTCAACGGATGAATATTATTTCAAGTCGGAATTACTCGATTCAGCAGGCATCGTATTAACTTCATATAATTTAGGAAGTATGGCTGCTCCGGTGCAATCAACTCCGGTATGGCAGCAAGTCGTGCATACATTTACCGGATATCCGGCAGGTGTTACTAAAGTAAGAATTACACATGGTTCAAAGGATAATGAAGGATGGGCAGGTAACTACGGAACCATCATTGATGATGCCCTGGTTTCCATAGATACACTTTTAGTAAATCCACCATCAGGAACTGTTTTCCCAATGGGCATAACTCCGGTTACTGCTACAACTATGGACCAGGCGGGTAATATATCTACCTGTACATTTAATGTTGTTTTATCCAATGTGCCCGGTCCGGCTTTAAGTTGCAGCGGAAGTTTCGTTTGTCAGGGTGAAAGCAATGGAGTTGCCACTGCTACAGTCGATAACACATCTTTAAATTTAAAGATTACAGCACCGACGCCACAGCAGTTTCCGGTTGGAGTTGCTGTGTTTGGACCAAATGTATTTGAAAATCCTGTCGCAGGTGATTTCGTTTATTTTTCAAATCCTGATTTGGGTTGTGATCCTTATCCTCCCGGTTTTTTTACAGGGAAGGTGGCATTGATTGACAGAGGAACCTGTTCCTTTGAACAAAAAGTGTACAATGCACAAACTGCCGGAGCGGTCGGAGTGGTGATTGTAAATAATATCCCGGGCCCTCCTGTTAATATGGGAGCAGCGAATATTTACGCAATTACTATTCCTGTTGTAATGGTGAGTGATGCAGATGGGTTAACCATTAAAAATATGCTTTCCACGCCGGCAACTGTTACAGGAAATTCTACTATTTATTCTTTTCAATGGAGCAATGGAGCTACAACAGCTATAATTTCCGGATTAAGTGCTGGAACGTATACGGTGAGTGTTTCCGCAGATAACAGTTGTGAAAGCAGTTGTAGCGTACATGTACTGGAAAATATTGCGGATTCAGTTACTATTATATCGTCTTCCATCAATAATACTATTTGTCAGGGAGATTTTATTGAACTTATTGTTAATCCAATTAATCTTGCCGGTAATTTCAATGGTAATCAGCAATGGGTTGATTTGGGTGCAGACATCACAAATCTCAACGACGCAAGTTTTACCATCGAGGCCTGGGTACGTACAACGGGCACAGGAGAAGGAATAGTGGTTAGCAGCAATAACGATAATATTTGGGAATTCGGAGAACGTGCTTTTTATATTGATGCGAATGGCGCACCTGCCTTCGTAGGTTTTGCCAATCAATATATACTTAGTAATACAGCTGTTAATGATGGAAGCTGGCATCATGTAGCGGTGGTGAGAGATTATAGCACGTTGCCCGGTACCGGAGCTATTTATATTGATGGCATCAACAGAACCTCTTCTTCTACCTATTCAGCTAATGCCTTTCCGAACATTGGATCTTTCAGTATAGGCCGACCGAATTACGCCGAAGCACCAAATTATTTTACCGGTGATATGGATGAAGTGAGAATATGGAATCTGCCCCGAACTGCAGCTGAAATACAATCAGGAATACTATCTCCTGTTTTGCCTTTTGCAGCGGGATTACTGGCCTATTATAAATTTGATGAAAGGCCTTTCCTGCTGATGAATTACGCATCACTTCTCTTTTACGGAACCCCTGTGAACAATCCGGAGAAGGTCTTTGCTTTCTCTTATCTCTGGTCACCGGAAGGTCAAACAACACCCTATATTAACGCTACATCAACCGGTAATTATAGTGTGACGGTGACAAATTATTTGGGATGTTCAACGACCAGCGCCCCCTATTATCTGAATGTAATACCGGTTCCTTCCGCACCGGTTATTGTGAGTAGTCCCTCTCCCTATTTTTGTACCGGGGATACCATCACGCTCTCTGCAGATACCGCGAATGCAATAATTTATTTACGGTATGGCAGCACCGTTACCTCATATAGTTCGGAGTTTAATCTCAATCCTCCGGGCTGGTTTGCAAATCAGATTCTGGGTGCACCGGATGTATTTCCTGCTTACGGAGATATAGGTTTTGCATGGGCTCCTCTGAGCACTGATGACCAACGCGAGCATATACAAATTGCTTACACTAATCCGGCACCCATCAATTTCATAGATATTTATGAAACGTTTAACCCCGGTGCAGTGGATACGGTGTATGTGAAGAATCCAAACACCGGGCTGTTCGAAGTAGTTTATACCGCTACCGCTGCGCCGCAACCTCCGGTTTCAAGGAAATTGCATATTACCTTTCCTGTAACTGCTTTTTCCGTTTCTGAAATCAGAATAGCGATGAATTCACCCGCCGTCCCTGACTGGAATGAAATTGATGCTGTAGGAATTGGATTGGAGCAAACGTATCTATGGTCAACCGGTGCAACTACATCTTCTATTTACGTAGGTAGCGGAGGATATTACGGTCTTCTCGTTAGTAATGGTTTATGTCAGTCACCAAGTACAGTAATACAAGTGTATGAATCATCCACACCTTTTTCATGGTATACAGATATCGACCAGGATGGATTTGGAGTAGAAGGAATAAGCACTGTTTTACTTGATGCTGCGAGTGAAGTGACAACCGCATCTGAAGTGGTATTTAATGATGGATTTATGGAAAATCACCTCGCTCAAACCTTCACCGCTTCGCAAACCGGCATGTTTAACACTATTCAGTTTAATGTAGATTTTTTGAGTGATGGTAGTTTTGATGCGCTATTCGAATTGTATTCGGGAAGTGTTCCGGGAAGCGGGACATTACTCAATACTCAAGCTTTGACGATTAACACATTGGGATGGCAAACAGTAAATATTCCAAACAGCATACCGGTGCTTGCAGGTAGTTCTTATTATTTTGTAATCAAAGGAGCAGTACCTTCTTCAGACTTTATTAGGCTCTGGCGCAGCAATGGTGCAACCCCCGGAGCTCATGCCGGTGGAGATCTTTATTATTATGATAGTTTTATGGCGATATGGATGTCGAGTTCTATTGATGATCTCGATTTCAGAGAGTATGTCAGTGTAGTTTCCGGTTCCGGCCCTGCCATCATTTCCTGTACGGATCCCGGTCCCGGATATGCGATTAATAGTAATGATTGTAATGATATTAATGGTGCAGTGAATCCAAATGCCGTTGAGATTTGTAATAATTTGATTGATGATAATTGTAATGGTATTATTGATACAGATGCAAATCCCGGACCTCAGAACTGGTATGCAGACATGGATCAGGATGGATTTGGAGTAGAAGGTGTCAGCACTGTTGTACTTGATGCTGCGAGTGAAGTGACAACCGCATCTGAAGTGGTATTTAATGATGGATTTATGGAAAATCACCTCGCTCAAACCTTCACCGCTTCGCAAACCGGCATGTTTAACACTATTCAGTTTAATGTAGATTTTTTTGAGTGA
- a CDS encoding branched-chain amino acid aminotransferase, whose amino-acid sequence MATIHKIPVQKIKESRIAAIDFGKLEFGKYMSDHMLVAKYSNGQWSQGEIVPYGPLQLSPNMLALHYGQSVFEGMKAFRMKDGKISIFRIQKHFERLQRTLNRMCMPELPYSLFEEGLKQLIQLDQQFVPDSEGSSLYIRPLLFATEERFGVKISEEYLFVIMTGPVPPFYPKPIRVKIEDHYSRAGKGGTGTAKCAGNYGGSFYATKIAREQGFDQVLWTDLSDELNIEESGTMNVFFLINDKLITPPLSETILAGVTRDAIIALAKHEGVIVEERKIAAGELLAAHQSGKLQEAFGAGTAAVTAAISTIGVKGKIIEIPVTDGNSLCVRLQKKMTALRTGDTPDIFEWNTIIKGNND is encoded by the coding sequence ATGGCGACAATACATAAAATCCCGGTTCAAAAAATTAAGGAAAGCAGAATTGCGGCTATTGATTTTGGAAAATTAGAATTTGGAAAATACATGTCTGATCATATGCTGGTTGCAAAATACAGCAATGGGCAATGGAGTCAGGGAGAAATAGTACCTTATGGTCCTTTGCAACTATCTCCCAACATGCTCGCACTGCATTATGGGCAAAGTGTTTTTGAAGGCATGAAAGCCTTCCGCATGAAGGATGGAAAGATTTCAATTTTCAGAATTCAAAAACATTTTGAGCGACTGCAGCGGACGTTGAACAGAATGTGCATGCCTGAACTCCCCTATTCACTCTTTGAGGAGGGATTAAAACAGTTGATTCAACTGGATCAACAATTTGTTCCGGATTCGGAGGGAAGTTCATTGTATATTCGTCCATTGCTCTTTGCTACGGAAGAACGTTTTGGAGTGAAGATTTCTGAAGAGTATTTATTCGTCATCATGACCGGTCCTGTTCCTCCATTTTACCCTAAACCTATTCGCGTAAAAATTGAAGACCATTATAGTCGCGCCGGAAAAGGTGGAACGGGAACTGCGAAGTGCGCCGGTAATTATGGAGGATCTTTTTATGCCACTAAAATAGCACGGGAGCAAGGCTTTGATCAGGTCTTATGGACCGACCTATCTGATGAACTAAACATCGAAGAATCAGGAACAATGAATGTGTTTTTCCTGATCAATGATAAACTCATCACTCCACCTCTTTCTGAAACTATTTTAGCAGGAGTAACGCGTGATGCTATTATTGCGCTTGCTAAACACGAAGGAGTAATTGTTGAAGAACGTAAAATAGCTGCCGGTGAACTCCTCGCTGCACATCAATCCGGAAAACTACAGGAAGCATTTGGTGCGGGTACCGCGGCGGTGACAGCAGCCATCTCCACCATCGGAGTAAAAGGAAAAATTATTGAAATCCCTGTAACTGATGGAAACAGTTTATGTGTTCGTTTGCAAAAAAAAATGACCGCATTAAGAACCGGTGATACTCCGGATATTTTTGAATGGAACACCATCATCAAAGGAAATAACGATTAG
- a CDS encoding T9SS type A sorting domain-containing protein, whose protein sequence is MIIQGRIVIAGKLNTSNSNIATARFLPTGAPDNNYGFNGKYTFNIGGAASTITSMHIQNDYKIVLGGFNLDTAQANNFMITRIDTGGTIDLSFNTIGFVSQPVLAGNIDEEGNGMAVMNDGRIMMTGTIVFSSAVNEDIGVFRVKPVLVTGIQQPNNYTSIRPYPNPFTNELIVVSRFESAAQMSDISGRTVLNVQLVPGMNRVDTGHLPAGVYFINVEGEKGLKVVKN, encoded by the coding sequence TTGATAATTCAGGGTCGCATAGTAATTGCCGGAAAACTCAACACCAGCAATAGCAATATCGCCACTGCCCGATTCCTGCCTACAGGTGCACCTGATAATAATTATGGATTCAACGGTAAATACACTTTCAACATTGGGGGCGCTGCGAGCACTATAACGTCCATGCATATCCAAAATGACTATAAAATTGTATTGGGAGGATTCAACCTCGACACGGCACAGGCCAATAATTTTATGATCACCAGAATCGATACCGGAGGCACTATTGATCTTAGCTTTAATACCATTGGATTTGTCTCGCAACCGGTGTTAGCCGGAAATATTGATGAAGAAGGCAACGGCATGGCGGTGATGAATGATGGAAGAATTATGATGACGGGAACTATAGTTTTTAGCTCGGCTGTTAATGAAGACATTGGCGTGTTTCGCGTGAAGCCTGTACTGGTCACCGGAATTCAACAACCAAATAACTACACAAGCATTCGCCCTTACCCTAATCCATTTACTAATGAATTAATAGTTGTGAGTCGTTTTGAATCCGCTGCTCAGATGAGTGATATTTCCGGGCGCACGGTGTTGAACGTTCAACTTGTTCCGGGAATGAACAGGGTGGATACGGGGCACTTACCTGCCGGGGTTTACTTTATCAATGTAGAGGGTGAAAAGGGATTGAAGGTGGTAAAGAATTGA
- a CDS encoding putative metal-binding motif-containing protein — protein MSDGSFDALFELYSGSVPGSGTLLNTQALTINTLGWQTVNIPNSIPVIAGSSYYFIIKGAVPSSDFIRLWRSNGATPGAHAGGDLYYYDSFMAIWTSSSIDDLDFREYVSVVSGSGPAIISCTDPGPGYSNNNLDCNDLLNTVYPGAYENCTNGIDDNCNGIIDTDAVFYTYYQDLDLDEYGNPAVSISSCLPPIFMTGYTLDNTDCDDNNFFVNPGFTEWCDYIDNDCDGLVDEGVIDIYYPDVDGDGFGNSASPGIASCTPNGFSSLNNLDCDDSNTFVNPNAAEVCSNAIDDDCDGLTDEGCTSGTTFNITALFEGFYDGVSGMQPVLLNSGYGFGLTDCDVIYVELRDGLSTTTVLAADSAIINTSGQVSITFPVNVTGQNGYIVIYHRNAIQTWSNLITFTAPTNYNFTTAASQAFGSNQREVAPGVWAFYSGDIAPQDEVVDITDQGLIGNDILNFAFGYVPTDVSGDGVVDITDQAIVDNNILNFIGSIHP, from the coding sequence TTGAGTGATGGTAGTTTTGATGCGCTATTCGAATTGTATTCGGGAAGTGTTCCGGGAAGCGGGACATTACTCAATACTCAAGCTTTGACGATTAACACATTGGGATGGCAAACAGTAAATATTCCAAACAGCATACCGGTGATTGCAGGTAGTTCTTATTATTTTATAATCAAAGGAGCAGTACCTTCTTCAGACTTTATTAGGCTCTGGCGCAGCAATGGTGCAACCCCCGGAGCTCATGCCGGTGGAGATCTTTATTATTATGATAGTTTTATGGCGATATGGACGTCGAGTTCTATTGATGATCTCGATTTCAGAGAGTATGTCAGTGTAGTTTCCGGTTCCGGCCCTGCCATCATTTCCTGTACGGATCCCGGTCCCGGATACTCGAATAATAATTTAGATTGTAATGATTTATTGAATACTGTTTATCCCGGTGCCTATGAAAATTGTACCAATGGAATAGATGATAACTGCAATGGCATCATCGATACAGATGCCGTTTTCTATACCTATTATCAGGATCTGGATCTGGATGAATATGGTAATCCTGCAGTGAGTATATCTTCATGTCTTCCACCGATATTTATGACCGGTTACACACTGGATAATACCGATTGCGATGACAATAACTTTTTCGTTAATCCCGGATTCACGGAATGGTGTGATTATATCGATAATGATTGCGACGGCTTAGTGGATGAAGGTGTAATTGATATCTATTATCCCGATGTTGACGGAGATGGTTTTGGAAATAGCGCCTCACCCGGAATAGCTTCCTGTACCCCTAATGGATTCTCTTCATTGAATAATCTGGATTGTGATGATTCCAACACGTTTGTTAATCCAAATGCCGCTGAAGTATGTAGTAACGCCATAGACGATGATTGTGATGGTTTAACGGACGAGGGTTGTACAAGTGGAACAACGTTTAATATTACTGCCCTGTTCGAAGGATTTTACGATGGAGTTTCAGGAATGCAACCTGTTCTACTTAACTCCGGTTATGGCTTCGGTTTAACAGACTGCGATGTGATCTACGTTGAACTGCGTGATGGTTTATCCACGACTACTGTACTAGCCGCCGATTCAGCAATTATAAATACCAGCGGACAGGTTTCAATTACGTTCCCTGTAAATGTGACCGGCCAAAATGGTTATATTGTCATCTATCATCGAAATGCAATTCAAACCTGGTCGAACCTGATCACGTTTACAGCACCTACTAACTATAATTTCACCACTGCAGCATCACAAGCCTTTGGCTCTAACCAACGTGAAGTAGCTCCCGGTGTATGGGCCTTCTATAGTGGCGATATTGCACCGCAAGATGAAGTAGTGGATATTACCGATCAGGGATTGATTGGAAATGATATTTTAAACTTTGCTTTCGGCTATGTACCCACTGATGTTTCCGGCGATGGAGTTGTGGATATCACGGATCAGGCGATTGTAGATAATAATATCTTAAACTTTATTGGATCGATTCATCCTTAA